A DNA window from Setaria viridis chromosome 2, Setaria_viridis_v4.0, whole genome shotgun sequence contains the following coding sequences:
- the LOC117843838 gene encoding probable inactive receptor kinase At5g10020 has product MAVLLAFVLLLLSGGAAGDDVAALLEFKKGIADRDRDPVLGSWSPPATTEAGNGGGSCPAAWRGVVCDGGAVVGVALDGLGLSGELKMATLAGMRALQNLSLAGNAFSGRLPPAIGTLSSLRHLDLSGNRFYGPIPGRLSDLNGLVHLNLSHNNFSNGFPTDGIRQLQNLRRIDVRNNSFWGNAGDLLKELRNAEHIDLSDNLFTGSVDLELDNLTSIGNTVKYLNLSHNKLGGGFFRNETVGAFKNLAVLDLSNNGLGGTVPRLDAWFSLEIFRVSGNGLFGMMPEALLQNSMRLIEVDLSRNGFSGSLPIVNSTTLKVLNLSTNVLSGSLPATVGKCTSVDLSGNQFSGELAKLRSWDGIVEVIDLSSNKLEGSYPNDAAQFQNLVSLKLRNNSLSGSLPSVLGTYQKLSVLDLSLNALEGSVLPTFFMSPALTVLNLSGNRFTGTIPFQSTHSTESILLSSQPALKIVDLSSNSLNGPLPPDISNLQKLEFLILAMNELSGEIPSEISKLQALEYLDLSHNHLTGRIPDMPQNGLKLFNVSYNNLQGTVPKSVEKFPLSCFRPGNDLLVFPDGLPAGNDDYTGVGQSRTSHGHKAGVRVALIVGCIGAILLVIFIALALYVVRSQELCGRNGFRGQITIRDLKGRISRPNLFKSPKDNVIPSKTSFSNDHLLTAAARSMSAQKELLAEAAVEYGYTDPKEVAQSTSSGVAETSAAVQARESSPQAALPTSPHFDSRFHEEPVAFEVYSPDRLVGELIFVDSTLVFTAEDLSRAPAEVLGRSSHGTTYKAVLQSGHVLTVKWLRVGLVKHKKEFIKEVKRIGTISHPNIVSWRAFYWGPKEQERLIISDYISGDSLALYLYESTPRRYSRLSVSQRLRIAIELARCLQFLHHEKGLPHGNLKPTNIFLTGPDLSPKLVDYGLHRFMAPSGTAEQILNLGALGYRAPELANAAKPAPSFKADVYAFGVIVMEMLTRKSAGDIISGQSGAVDLTDWIQMCNREGRGTDCFDRDITGLEESPRIMDELLAISLRCILPVNERPNMKTVCDDLCSITV; this is encoded by the exons ATGGCTGTTCTCCTCGCTTTCGTTCTCCTGCTTCTTTccgggggcgccgccggcgacgacgtgGCGGCGCTGCTCGAGTTCAAGAAGGGCATCGCGGACCGGGACCGGGACCCCGTGCTGGGGTCCTGGTCCCCGCCCGCTACCACCGAGGCCGGCAACGGTGGCGGGAGCTGCCCCGCCgcgtggcgcggcgtggtgtgcgacggcggcgcggtggtcgGCGTCGCGCTCGATGGCCTCGGCCTCTCCGGGGAGCTCAAGATGGCGACGCTCGCGGGCATGCGGGCGCTCCAGAACCTCTCCCTCGCCGGGAACGCCTTCTCCGGCCGCCTGCCCCCCGCTATCGGCACCCTCTCCTCGCTGCGCCACCTCGACCTCTCTGGGAACCGCTTCTACGGGCCCATCCCGGGCCGCCTCTCCGACCTCAACGGCCTCGTCCACCTCAACCTCTCCCACAACAACTTCTCCAACGGCTTCCCCACCGACGGGATCCGGCAGCTGCAGAACCTGCGCCGCATCGACGTCCGCAACAACTCCTTCTGGGGCAATGCCGGGGATCTGCTCAAAGAGCTCCGCAATGCCGAGCACATCGATCTGAGCGACAACCTCTTCACCGGCAGCGTCGATTTGGAGCTGGACAACTTGACCAGCATCGGGAATACAGTCAAGTATCTCAACCTCAGCCACAACAAGCTGGGTGGCGGCTTCTTCCGGAATGAGACGGTGGGGGCGTTCAAGAACTTGGCGGTCCTTGATTTGAGCAACAATGGGCTTGGTGGGACAGTGCCGAGGCTCGATGCGTGGTTCTCACTGGAGATTTTCAGGGTTTCTGGCAATGGGCTGTTTGGGATGATGCCCGAGGCACTTCTCCAGAATTCAATGCGGCTCATCGAGGTTGATCTAAGCAGGAACGGCTTCTCAG GGTCACTGCCGATCGTGAACTCTACAACTTTGAAGGTGTTGAATCTCTCCACCAATGTTCTATCAGGATCATTACCAGCCACTGTTGGCAAGTGTACCTCAGTTGATCTGAGCGGAAACCAATTTTCTGGGGAGCTAGCTAAACTGCGTTCCTGGGATGGGATTGTTGAGGTTATTGACTTGAGTTCGAACAAACTGGAGGGAAGCTACCCGAATGATGCTGCCCAGTTTCAGAACCTAGTCTCATTGAAGTTGCGGAACAATTCATTGTCAGGGTCTCTCCCTTCTGTTTTGGGAACCTATCAAAAGCTCTCTGTCCTTGATCTCAGTCTGAATGCACTTGAGGGATCTGTTTTACCTACTTTCTTCATGTCACCAGCTTTGACAGTGTTAAATCTTTCTGGAAACAGATTTACTGGAACTATTCCATTTCAGAGCACCCACTCAACGGAATCAATACTTCTCTCATCTCAACCTGCCCTCAAGATTGTTGATCTGTCCAGTAATTCTTTGAATGGACCATTGCCACCAGATATCTCCAACTTGCAAAAACTTGAGTTTCTTATTCTTGCGATGAATGAATTGTCTGGGGAGATTCCCAGTGAGATAAGCAAGCTTCAAGCTCTGGAGTATCTTGACTTGTCACATAACCACCTTACAGGCAGAATTCCGGATATGCCTCAAAATGGTCTTAAGTTATTCAATGTATCTTACAATAATTTACAAGGAACTGTTCCTAAAAGTGTTGAAAAGTTCCCTTTATCTTGCTTCCGACCTGGAAATGACTTGTTAGTTTTCCCAGATGGCCTACCTGCTGGAAATGATGATTACACTGGAGTTGGTCAGAGCCGAACATCTCACGGACATAAGGCCGGTGTTCGAGTTGCTCTTATTGTTGGCTGCATTGGAGCCATCTTGCTAGTGATCTTCATAGCCCTAGCACTCTATGTGGTCAGGTCTCAAGAGCTTTGTGGAAGAAATGGATTTAGAGGTCAGATTACCATCAGGGATCTAAAGGGGAGAATAAGCCGTCCAAATCTGTTCAAGTCGCCCAAAGATAATGTTATACCAAGTAAAACAAGTTTCTCAAATGATCATCTCTTAACGGCTGCAGCTAGATCTATGTCTGCTCAGAAAGAGTTATTGGCTGAAGCTGCTGTGGAATATGGTTACACCGATCCAAAGGAGGTTGCTCAATCCACAAGTTCAGGTGTGGCTGAGACTTCTGCTGCAGTCCAGGCTCGGGAGTCTTCTCCACAGGCTGCATTGCCAACATCACCACACTTTGACTCCAGATTCCATGAGGAACCTGTAGCTTTTGAAGTATACTCGCCAGATCGGTTGGTTGGAGAATTGATTTTCGTGGACAGCACTTTGGTTTTCACAGCTGAGGACCTCTCACGTGCACCAGCAGAGGTTCTTGGAAGGAGCAGTCATGGAACAACATACAAGGCTGTTCTACAAAGTGGGCATGTCCTGACAGTGAAATGGCTGCGTGTTGGTCTTGTGAAGCATAAAAAAGAGTTCATTAAGGAGGTAAAGAGGATTGGCACTATCAGCCATCCAAATATAGTTTCATGGAGAGCCTTCTATTGGGGTCCTAAGGAGCAAGAGAGATTAATTATTTCTGACTACATCAGTGGTGATAGCTTGGCACTTTACCTTTATG AGTCAACTCCCAGAAGATACTCCCGTCTGTCAGTTTCTCAGCGGCTCAGAATTGCCATCGAGCTAGCTCGCTGCCTCCAGTTCCTACATCATGAGAAGGGCCTGCCTCATGGCAATCTGAAGCCAACTAATATATTCTTGACTGGTCCTGACCTGTCTCCGAAGCTGGTGGATTATGGTCTGCATAGGTTCATGGCTCCAAGCGGCACTGCTGAGCAAATACTGAATTTAGGAGCTCTAGGGTACCGAGCCCCAGAACTGGCAAACGCAGCCAAGCCGGCACCATCTTTTAAGGCTGATGTGTATGCATTCGGGGTGATTGTCATGGAGATGTTGACGCGGAAGAGTGCAGGAGACATCATCTCAGGCCAATCTGGCGCTGTTGATCTAACTGACTGGATTCAGATGTGCAACAGGGAGGGGCGGGGAACGGACTGCTTTGACCGGGACATCACGGGCTTGGAAGAATCCCCGAGGAtaatggacgagctgctggcgATCTCGCTTAGGTGTATCCTACCTGTAAATGAGAGGCCTAACATGAAGACGGTCTGTGATGACCTGTGTTCGATAACAGTGTGA